The following proteins come from a genomic window of Rhodothermales bacterium:
- a CDS encoding sugar phosphate isomerase/epimerase family protein, with the protein MKLGFVSAILPDLTLEEVLTFAAQEGFDCVEVMCWPAGKAERRYAGVTHIDVTSFGKKEAKAVQQLVADTGVAISGLGYYPNPLCPDEDEGKVYADHIKKMIDAAERLEIGVANTFIGRDWTKTVDENWPRFKKVWKPLIKHAEQHGVRVAIENCPMSFTRDEWPGGKNLAHSPAIWRRMFDEISSDFFGLNYDPSHMILQHMDYLKPMREFAGKLFHIHAKDARIDRHRLDDVGVFAFPNQFHTPKLPGLGDVNWGQFVATLGDTGYQGAICVEVEDRAFEGSVEARKAALRQSHAYLRQFIPKW; encoded by the coding sequence TTAGCGCCATTCTGCCCGATCTCACCCTGGAAGAGGTCCTCACCTTTGCCGCGCAGGAGGGGTTTGACTGCGTCGAAGTGATGTGCTGGCCGGCCGGCAAGGCCGAGCGCCGCTACGCCGGCGTGACGCACATCGACGTGACTTCTTTTGGTAAAAAGGAGGCGAAAGCCGTCCAACAACTCGTCGCCGACACCGGCGTCGCCATCAGCGGACTGGGGTATTATCCCAACCCACTGTGCCCGGATGAGGACGAAGGGAAGGTCTATGCCGACCACATCAAGAAGATGATCGATGCCGCCGAGCGGTTAGAGATTGGCGTGGCGAATACGTTTATCGGGCGGGACTGGACGAAGACGGTCGACGAAAACTGGCCGCGCTTCAAGAAGGTCTGGAAACCGCTCATCAAACACGCCGAGCAGCACGGCGTCCGCGTGGCCATCGAAAACTGCCCCATGTCGTTCACGCGCGACGAATGGCCCGGCGGAAAGAATCTCGCCCACTCGCCGGCCATCTGGCGCCGTATGTTCGATGAGATCTCGAGCGACTTCTTCGGGCTGAACTACGACCCCTCGCACATGATCTTGCAGCACATGGACTACCTGAAGCCCATGCGCGAGTTCGCCGGCAAGCTCTTCCACATCCACGCCAAAGACGCTCGCATCGACCGCCATCGGCTGGACGATGTAGGCGTTTTCGCCTTCCCGAACCAGTTCCACACCCCCAAACTGCCTGGCCTCGGCGATGTGAACTGGGGCCAATTCGTGGCAACTCTGGGCGATACGGGGTACCAGGGCGCCATCTGTGTCGAGGTGGAGGACCGCGCCTTCGAAGGCTCGGTGGAAGCCCGCAAGGCCGCCCTCCGGCAGAGCCATGCGTACCTGCGTCAGTTTATCCCGAAGTGGTGA